The following proteins are co-located in the Spirosoma montaniterrae genome:
- a CDS encoding CsbD family protein: MNETTLKGGWNELKGKIKQAYGDLTDDDLTYTEGKEDEMWGKLQQKTGKTKDEINKAVADL, encoded by the coding sequence ATGAACGAGACAACCTTGAAAGGTGGCTGGAACGAATTGAAAGGCAAAATCAAACAAGCCTACGGCGACCTGACCGACGATGACCTGACTTACACGGAAGGTAAAGAAGACGAAATGTGGGGTAAACTCCAGCAGAAGACTGGCAAAACAAAAGACGAAATTAACAAAGCTGTGGCTGACTTGTAA
- a CDS encoding flavin-containing monooxygenase, with product MQPYNPTTLIIGAGPAGLAMAGQLAQRGLPFTVLEASEHIGFAWRNHYDRLHLHTVKQHSALPHLPYPATYPTYVSRLQMVEYLERYAEQFDIKPLYGQAVTNIQKQADGLWRVQTQTDVFVAERVVVATGYNRVPNAPELPGQRAFRGVIWHSREYRNGAAFRNEDVLVVGMGNTGAEIALDLVEHDARPVISVRGPVNIVRRDVFGRPAQPTAIFLSKFPNWFYDFMARLSQRFSVGDMSAYGLGKPEHAPSFDTRRGKIPVIDIGTLDQIKAGKIKVAPGIERVNARSVTFADGSERPFDAIVLATGYRPGLTALLGDALAHRILNERGFPKSLWFNESGLTDLYFLGFTTPLTGVIYNLTIDSERIANHIAKNNFIPA from the coding sequence ATGCAACCCTACAACCCTACAACGTTAATCATTGGTGCTGGCCCGGCGGGGCTGGCAATGGCCGGGCAACTGGCGCAGCGCGGGCTACCGTTTACCGTCCTCGAAGCCAGCGAACACATCGGCTTTGCGTGGCGCAACCACTACGACCGGCTCCATCTGCACACCGTAAAACAGCATTCGGCCCTGCCGCATCTCCCCTACCCGGCTACTTATCCTACCTACGTGTCGCGGTTGCAGATGGTAGAGTATCTCGAACGCTACGCCGAGCAGTTTGACATCAAGCCGCTGTATGGGCAGGCCGTTACGAACATTCAAAAACAGGCCGATGGGTTGTGGAGAGTCCAAACGCAAACCGATGTATTTGTAGCCGAACGAGTAGTGGTAGCAACGGGCTATAATCGTGTGCCGAACGCGCCCGAACTGCCGGGGCAACGTGCTTTCCGGGGCGTTATCTGGCACAGCCGTGAGTACCGCAACGGCGCGGCTTTCCGCAATGAAGACGTGCTGGTGGTAGGTATGGGCAACACCGGGGCTGAAATCGCGCTCGATTTGGTCGAACACGATGCCCGGCCCGTTATTTCGGTACGTGGCCCGGTCAATATTGTCCGGCGCGACGTGTTTGGCCGACCGGCGCAGCCCACCGCTATTTTTCTGAGCAAATTCCCGAACTGGTTCTACGACTTCATGGCCCGGCTCTCGCAGCGTTTCAGCGTGGGCGACATGTCGGCTTATGGCCTGGGTAAGCCCGAACACGCGCCTTCGTTTGACACCCGGCGCGGCAAAATTCCCGTTATCGACATTGGCACTCTCGATCAGATTAAGGCTGGAAAGATTAAAGTTGCCCCCGGCATCGAGCGCGTAAACGCCCGCAGCGTGACGTTTGCCGACGGTTCTGAACGTCCGTTCGATGCCATCGTGCTGGCAACGGGGTATCGGCCCGGCCTGACTGCCTTGCTCGGCGACGCGCTGGCACACCGCATTCTGAACGAACGCGGTTTTCCAAAAAGCCTGTGGTTCAATGAATCAGGACTGACGGATCTGTATTTTCTGGGGTTTACCACTCCGCTGACAGGCGTAATTTACAACCTGACCATCGACTCGGAGCGTATCGCGAACCACATTGCCAAAAACAATTTCATCCCGGCATAG
- a CDS encoding DUF2147 domain-containing protein, giving the protein MKKYRFVLPLLLLVVSLFSFAPKDNPDAVVGTWLNGTKKGHVQIYKQGGTYFGKLVWVSEPNDPATGKPKTDSRNADERKRSRPLLNLPLMYNFKYDGGNVWADGKIYNPEDGKEYNCKMTLKDPNTLDVRGYVGISLLGKTQTWTRVK; this is encoded by the coding sequence ATGAAGAAGTATCGTTTTGTATTGCCCCTCCTGCTGTTAGTTGTTTCGCTATTCTCGTTTGCGCCTAAAGATAATCCCGACGCGGTGGTTGGTACATGGCTGAACGGCACCAAGAAAGGCCACGTTCAGATCTATAAACAGGGTGGCACCTATTTTGGCAAATTAGTCTGGGTCAGCGAACCCAACGATCCGGCCACTGGCAAGCCCAAAACCGACAGCCGAAACGCCGACGAGCGGAAACGGTCGCGCCCGCTGCTGAATCTGCCACTGATGTATAATTTCAAATACGATGGCGGCAACGTTTGGGCCGACGGAAAAATTTATAACCCCGAAGACGGTAAGGAATACAACTGCAAGATGACCCTCAAAGACCCGAATACGCTCGACGTGCGGGGCTATGTTGGCATTTCGCTGCTGGGCAAAACCCAGACGTGGACGCGGGTGAAATAA
- a CDS encoding acyl-CoA thioesterase encodes MFHRDPNRIYPTETESRMIIRFQDCDPLQHLNNAKYFDYYFNAREDQVAKIYDFNPGQLFREFGTSWVVYQHQIAYVRPAQVSEWVRITSRLIFYNEDTTVTEYYMTDDAKTHLKNVLWVTSKYISVATGKRIPHSDIVMGYLEATCVPNVDFASLNFNDRIRAIKLDL; translated from the coding sequence ATGTTCCATCGCGACCCTAACCGCATTTACCCAACCGAAACCGAATCGCGCATGATTATTCGGTTTCAGGACTGCGACCCGCTCCAGCACCTCAACAACGCCAAGTATTTCGATTATTATTTCAACGCCCGCGAAGATCAGGTTGCCAAAATCTATGACTTCAACCCCGGCCAGTTGTTCCGCGAGTTTGGCACCAGTTGGGTTGTGTATCAGCACCAGATTGCCTACGTTCGACCCGCGCAGGTCAGCGAGTGGGTACGCATTACGTCGCGGCTGATTTTCTACAACGAAGACACCACCGTGACAGAGTATTACATGACCGATGATGCCAAAACGCACCTCAAAAATGTGTTGTGGGTAACGTCGAAATACATCAGCGTGGCAACGGGCAAACGCATCCCACACAGCGACATTGTGATGGGTTATCTCGAAGCTACCTGCGTACCCAATGTCGACTTTGCCAGCCTGAACTTCAACGACCGAATCCGGGCCATCAAGCTGGATTTGTAG
- a CDS encoding TonB-dependent receptor has translation MKRLLLLVCLGVGYIHTYAQVTTASIYGFIRDDKGATLPGATVVATHQPTGAQYGVTTRAEGEFNLANMRVGGPYTITVSFVGYQTETVENVYLSLGQKLPLNLSIRSDARQLSEIEVRANPNDVLNNNRTGAQTNISNEQIKTLPTIKRSIFDYTRLTPMSGGDGSFGGRNSRFNNFSLNGTIFNNPFGLDAATPGGQADAQPVSLDAIDQIQVALSPFDVTQAGFTGAGINAVAKSGTNQFHGTAFGFFRNQELTGKKVKGTDITVPQSSQAQYGFSVGGPIIKNKLFFFANAEFDNRSDLGTAGWVAARPGLTGANVSRVTAADLELVSSTLRSVHGYETGAYENFTHKTQNAKGLLRLDWNVNRVHKLSVIYNFLDASRDLPANPSAIGRRGPDFLTLQYFSSGYRINNKLHSVITELNSNFNGKYANKLQIGFTNFNDSRDPFSTPFPTINIGKDGVRYIVAGHEPFSINNRLDQSVFQITNNFNVYLKKHTLTLGGTFERFNFDNSFNLGAYAGVFGPEYASVADFVTAARGADFAKSVADAKARFAGGQWALAQTSVGQLGLYAQDEFVVNPRFTLTYGLKVDFPMYFDTQQKIQENIDRNEGVYQPDNQYYDENGNPVKLNSLTLPTTAPLFSPRFGFNYDLKGDGTRKLRGGSGIFTGRFPFVWIGNQVANPAFFFYCVTDPNFKFPQVWKTSLGYDHKFKSGWITSVDVLYNKDINAMLVRNYGLRLPGGTLQDPSNRPIYRTADRAVNAFGGQTDAYVFTNTNLGYSFNASIQAQRTWANGLYVSAAYNFLNAKDASSLSAEISSDAYARNPAYGNVNQAVLGPSFYGNRHRFVGSASKRFVYGFSRNWATTLSAVAEYAEGNRFSFTYAGDINNDGAFDNDLLFIPTAAQLSQMRFSGTTEQQNTQRAAFESYIQQDKYLSANRGQVAGKFASTTPWFSTLDVRAVQEYVLPNKHAIQLSVDILNFGNLLNSNWGVRQTASYTGLAQPLGVSVTNGVPTYSFDANQRSTFFNDTQLISRWRMQVGARYTF, from the coding sequence TTGAAACGTTTACTACTCCTTGTTTGCCTGGGAGTTGGGTACATTCATACCTATGCTCAGGTAACGACAGCCTCCATTTACGGCTTTATCCGCGATGACAAAGGCGCAACATTGCCCGGTGCAACGGTCGTTGCTACCCACCAGCCTACTGGCGCACAATACGGCGTGACGACCCGCGCTGAGGGCGAGTTCAACTTAGCGAACATGCGCGTAGGTGGCCCATACACCATCACGGTGAGCTTCGTGGGCTACCAGACCGAGACGGTTGAGAATGTGTATCTGAGCTTAGGTCAGAAACTGCCACTTAATCTGAGCATCCGCAGCGACGCCCGCCAACTGAGCGAAATCGAGGTACGGGCCAATCCCAACGACGTGCTGAACAACAATCGCACGGGTGCCCAGACCAACATCAGTAATGAGCAGATTAAAACGCTGCCGACTATCAAACGGTCGATTTTTGACTATACCCGCCTGACGCCCATGTCGGGGGGCGATGGCTCGTTTGGGGGTCGGAACAGCCGTTTCAACAACTTCTCATTGAACGGCACGATTTTCAATAACCCCTTCGGATTGGATGCTGCTACGCCGGGCGGTCAGGCCGATGCACAGCCGGTTTCGCTCGACGCCATCGATCAGATTCAGGTGGCTCTTTCGCCGTTCGACGTAACGCAGGCCGGGTTTACGGGCGCGGGTATCAACGCCGTTGCCAAGTCGGGTACGAACCAGTTTCACGGTACGGCGTTTGGCTTCTTCCGTAACCAGGAACTGACGGGCAAAAAAGTAAAAGGCACCGACATCACCGTGCCGCAGTCGAGTCAGGCGCAGTACGGCTTCAGCGTGGGCGGTCCAATCATCAAAAACAAGCTATTCTTCTTTGCGAATGCTGAATTTGACAATCGGTCTGACCTCGGCACGGCGGGTTGGGTAGCGGCCCGGCCCGGCCTGACGGGTGCCAACGTCTCACGCGTAACGGCGGCTGACCTCGAATTGGTGAGCAGTACGCTCCGCAGTGTACATGGCTACGAAACGGGTGCCTACGAGAATTTCACGCACAAAACGCAGAATGCCAAGGGTTTGCTGCGCTTAGACTGGAACGTAAACCGCGTACATAAACTGTCGGTGATCTACAATTTCTTAGATGCCTCGCGCGATTTGCCCGCCAACCCGTCGGCTATTGGTCGGCGCGGGCCTGACTTCCTGACGCTCCAATATTTTTCGTCAGGCTACCGCATCAACAACAAGTTGCATAGCGTAATTACCGAGCTGAACTCCAACTTCAACGGCAAGTATGCCAACAAGTTGCAGATTGGTTTTACGAACTTCAACGACTCACGCGACCCGTTCTCGACGCCCTTCCCGACCATCAACATCGGTAAAGATGGGGTGCGGTATATCGTAGCTGGTCATGAACCGTTCTCGATCAACAACCGACTCGATCAGAGCGTGTTCCAGATTACGAACAATTTCAACGTATACCTGAAAAAGCACACGCTGACATTGGGCGGCACTTTCGAGCGGTTCAACTTCGACAACTCGTTCAACCTCGGTGCCTACGCGGGTGTGTTCGGCCCGGAATATGCGTCGGTAGCTGACTTTGTAACAGCCGCTCGCGGAGCCGATTTCGCCAAATCCGTGGCCGACGCCAAAGCAAGGTTTGCTGGTGGTCAGTGGGCACTGGCCCAGACGAGCGTTGGTCAACTGGGCCTGTATGCGCAGGATGAGTTTGTGGTGAATCCGCGCTTTACGCTGACCTACGGCCTGAAAGTTGACTTCCCGATGTATTTCGATACACAGCAGAAGATTCAGGAGAACATCGACCGCAACGAGGGCGTCTACCAACCTGACAACCAGTATTACGACGAAAACGGTAATCCGGTTAAGCTGAATTCGCTGACGCTGCCCACCACGGCTCCGTTGTTTTCGCCCCGCTTTGGTTTCAACTACGATTTGAAAGGCGACGGAACCCGGAAACTGCGCGGAGGTTCGGGTATCTTCACGGGCCGTTTCCCGTTTGTCTGGATTGGCAATCAGGTGGCAAACCCGGCCTTCTTTTTCTACTGCGTCACCGACCCCAATTTCAAATTTCCGCAGGTATGGAAAACCAGCCTCGGCTACGACCACAAGTTTAAGAGCGGCTGGATAACCTCGGTCGATGTGCTGTATAACAAAGACATCAACGCCATGCTGGTGCGGAACTACGGCCTGCGCCTGCCGGGTGGCACCCTGCAAGACCCCAGCAACCGCCCCATTTACCGCACTGCCGACCGGGCCGTAAACGCCTTTGGTGGTCAGACCGATGCTTACGTATTCACGAACACGAACCTCGGCTACTCGTTCAACGCCAGCATTCAGGCGCAGCGGACGTGGGCCAATGGTTTGTATGTGAGTGCAGCGTATAACTTCCTGAACGCCAAAGATGCCTCGTCGCTGAGTGCCGAAATTTCGTCGGATGCTTACGCCCGTAATCCCGCTTACGGCAACGTGAATCAGGCCGTGCTCGGGCCGTCGTTTTATGGCAACCGGCACCGGTTTGTAGGGTCGGCCTCGAAACGGTTTGTGTATGGTTTTAGCCGCAACTGGGCCACTACGCTCTCTGCCGTTGCCGAATACGCCGAAGGCAATCGGTTCAGCTTTACCTACGCGGGCGACATCAACAACGATGGCGCATTCGACAACGATTTGTTGTTTATACCGACGGCTGCCCAGCTTTCGCAGATGCGTTTTTCGGGCACCACCGAGCAGCAGAACACCCAACGGGCCGCGTTTGAGTCGTATATTCAGCAAGATAAATACCTGAGTGCCAACCGGGGGCAGGTTGCCGGGAAGTTCGCCAGCACCACGCCCTGGTTCTCGACCCTCGACGTGCGGGCTGTGCAGGAATATGTATTGCCCAACAAACACGCCATTCAGTTGAGCGTCGATATTCTGAACTTTGGCAACCTGCTCAACTCGAACTGGGGTGTTCGGCAAACGGCGTCGTATACGGGGCTGGCTCAGCCGTTAGGCGTGAGCGTAACAAACGGCGTTCCGACCTATAGTTTCGATGCCAACCAGCGCAGCACGTTCTTCAATGATACGCAACTGATCTCGCGCTGGCGGATGCAGGTTGGTGCGCGGTACACGTTTTAA
- a CDS encoding nucleoside hydrolase, which yields MPQKRKLIFDTDPGVDDAMALQFLLAAPQLELIGLTTVFGNGPVDLTTTNALRLLDLAGRTDIPVARGADKPLRVPFEGGALHVHGDDAQGNTFAPPSQHTAISLSAAEFLVQQIKAQPGELTIVAVGPLTNLALALQLDPTIANDVVDVVIMGGNAFCSGNITPAAEANVWSDPDAADLVFGANWRVTMIGLDVTHRVNLTGATIAELAKLPGAFNQYVAATIPFYQAFYERVNNIDGLYVHDSTAIAYLLAPELFDCKQYPVRVDTSAGISRGKTWPSLGESDLEEGEALLPWKNRPLVNIAVGVRGEGVVQLMMDTLRPHPRPLPVMKG from the coding sequence ATGCCCCAAAAACGCAAACTAATTTTTGATACCGACCCCGGTGTTGACGACGCAATGGCCCTGCAATTTCTGCTGGCCGCGCCCCAACTCGAACTGATTGGCCTGACGACCGTGTTTGGCAACGGCCCCGTCGATTTAACGACCACCAACGCCCTGCGCCTGCTCGACCTGGCCGGGCGCACCGACATTCCCGTAGCACGCGGAGCCGACAAGCCGCTGCGTGTGCCGTTCGAGGGTGGTGCTTTGCACGTTCACGGCGACGATGCACAGGGGAATACCTTCGCCCCGCCGAGTCAGCACACGGCTATTAGCCTGTCGGCGGCTGAATTTTTGGTGCAGCAAATCAAGGCTCAGCCCGGCGAACTGACGATTGTAGCCGTTGGGCCGCTGACGAATCTGGCCCTCGCGCTTCAACTCGACCCAACCATAGCCAACGACGTTGTCGATGTAGTGATTATGGGTGGGAATGCGTTCTGTTCGGGCAACATTACACCCGCTGCCGAAGCCAACGTCTGGTCGGACCCCGACGCGGCTGATCTGGTTTTCGGGGCTAACTGGCGCGTTACCATGATTGGCTTAGACGTAACGCATCGGGTGAATCTGACAGGAGCAACCATCGCAGAACTGGCAAAACTGCCCGGTGCTTTCAATCAGTACGTAGCCGCCACGATTCCGTTTTATCAGGCATTTTACGAGCGCGTCAATAATATCGACGGCTTATATGTACATGACTCAACGGCGATTGCCTACCTGCTGGCTCCCGAACTTTTTGATTGTAAACAGTATCCGGTGCGGGTCGATACGTCGGCGGGTATCAGCCGGGGCAAAACGTGGCCGTCGCTGGGCGAGTCGGATCTGGAAGAGGGCGAGGCACTGCTACCTTGGAAAAACCGCCCGCTCGTGAACATTGCCGTGGGCGTTCGGGGCGAGGGCGTGGTGCAGTTGATGATGGATACGCTGAGACCCCACCCCCGTCCCCTCCCCGTTATGAAGGGGTGA
- a CDS encoding M3 family metallopeptidase — protein sequence MFTRQQLIQTGVLLALAATTALAQPAAPQPPKMTQNPFLQPYTTPHQTAPFDKIKNADYMPALTEGLAQGRKDVTAIVNNPAKPTFENTIVALERAGDLLGRVTSVLFNLNSAETTPELQKIVKEASPLLSEYGNDITLNEKLFARVKAVYDQRASLKLDTESAMLLEKAYKRFARNGANLDAKGKERLRAIDKELSQLSLQFGENVLNETNEYVMEVTDEKDLAGLPDYVRELAKSTAKQKGKEGWAFTLQAPSYGPFMQYADNRELRKKLFMAYNGRGFRGDKNDNQAIIQKVVNLRYERANLLGYPTHADFVLEESMAGSRGKVQSFLDELVTYARPAAEKQLAELTTYAKAHSFADNKLQVWDNSYYAEKLKKEKYDLDDETLKPYFKLENVLNGVFTVANKLYGITFKERTDIPVYNSEVKTYDVFDKDGKFLAVFYGDYFPRPGKRSGAWMNDVQGQKIENGQNIRPHIVNVCNFTRPTDTKPSLLTFYEVTTLFHEFGHGLHGMLANGQYESLSGTSVPRDFVELPSQVMENWCYDPEALKLFAKHYQTGEVIPNELIEKIRASQNFLAGLANLRQLRLGLVDMYYHGQKPTGESVSQVENKVDSVANLFPRVEGVAFSPAFSHIFAGGYSAGYYSYKWSEVLDADAFEFFKEKGGLENKAAADSFRKNVLEKGGSEKPMELYKKFRGREPSPKAMLRRSGLIL from the coding sequence ATGTTTACACGTCAACAACTCATACAAACCGGCGTATTGCTGGCTCTTGCTGCCACTACGGCACTGGCCCAGCCCGCTGCGCCCCAACCGCCTAAAATGACCCAGAATCCGTTTTTACAGCCGTACACGACACCCCACCAGACGGCTCCGTTCGACAAAATCAAGAATGCCGATTACATGCCCGCACTCACCGAAGGGCTGGCGCAGGGCCGTAAAGACGTGACGGCTATCGTGAATAATCCGGCAAAACCCACGTTTGAAAATACCATCGTAGCCCTCGAACGGGCGGGCGATTTGCTGGGCCGGGTAACATCGGTATTATTTAACCTCAACAGTGCCGAAACTACGCCCGAACTGCAAAAAATCGTTAAAGAAGCGTCGCCACTACTGAGCGAGTACGGCAACGACATCACGCTGAATGAGAAACTGTTTGCTCGCGTGAAAGCCGTTTACGACCAGCGGGCCAGCCTGAAGCTTGACACCGAGAGCGCGATGCTGCTCGAAAAAGCGTATAAACGATTTGCCCGCAACGGGGCCAACCTCGACGCCAAAGGAAAAGAGCGGCTCCGGGCGATCGACAAAGAACTATCGCAACTGTCGCTGCAATTCGGGGAGAATGTGCTCAACGAAACCAACGAGTACGTGATGGAAGTGACCGACGAGAAAGACCTCGCTGGTCTGCCCGACTACGTGCGCGAACTGGCAAAATCGACTGCCAAACAGAAAGGTAAAGAGGGTTGGGCGTTCACGCTCCAGGCTCCCAGCTACGGGCCGTTTATGCAATATGCCGACAACCGCGAATTGCGGAAGAAACTGTTCATGGCCTACAACGGGCGCGGTTTCCGTGGCGATAAGAACGACAATCAGGCCATTATCCAGAAAGTCGTGAACCTGCGTTATGAGCGGGCTAACCTGCTTGGCTACCCCACCCACGCTGATTTTGTGCTGGAAGAAAGCATGGCAGGTTCACGCGGCAAAGTGCAGAGCTTCTTAGACGAACTTGTGACCTACGCCCGCCCAGCCGCCGAAAAACAACTCGCCGAACTGACGACCTACGCCAAAGCCCACAGCTTCGCCGACAACAAACTGCAAGTCTGGGATAACAGCTACTATGCTGAGAAACTGAAAAAAGAGAAATACGACCTCGACGACGAGACGCTGAAGCCCTATTTCAAACTCGAAAACGTGCTGAACGGCGTGTTCACGGTAGCGAATAAACTATATGGCATCACGTTCAAAGAGCGCACCGACATTCCGGTGTATAATTCGGAGGTGAAAACCTACGACGTGTTCGATAAAGACGGGAAGTTTCTGGCTGTGTTCTACGGTGACTATTTCCCACGCCCCGGCAAGCGGTCAGGCGCGTGGATGAACGACGTGCAGGGGCAGAAAATCGAGAACGGGCAGAACATCCGTCCGCACATCGTTAACGTCTGCAACTTCACCCGTCCTACCGATACAAAGCCTTCACTGTTAACCTTCTATGAAGTCACGACGCTGTTCCACGAGTTTGGGCATGGGCTGCATGGGATGCTGGCAAATGGCCAATATGAAAGCCTGAGCGGCACGAGCGTTCCCCGCGATTTTGTGGAGTTGCCCTCGCAGGTGATGGAAAACTGGTGCTACGACCCCGAAGCCCTGAAACTGTTCGCCAAACACTACCAGACCGGCGAAGTAATCCCGAACGAACTGATCGAAAAAATCCGGGCCAGCCAGAATTTCTTAGCCGGTTTAGCCAACCTGCGCCAACTGCGTCTTGGCTTGGTCGATATGTATTACCACGGTCAGAAACCAACGGGCGAGAGCGTATCGCAGGTTGAAAACAAAGTCGACTCGGTAGCGAATCTGTTTCCGCGCGTTGAAGGCGTAGCGTTTAGCCCGGCGTTCTCACACATCTTTGCGGGCGGCTATTCGGCGGGTTACTATAGCTATAAATGGAGCGAAGTGCTTGATGCCGACGCGTTTGAGTTCTTCAAAGAAAAAGGTGGTCTGGAAAACAAAGCAGCCGCCGACAGTTTCCGCAAGAACGTGCTGGAAAAAGGCGGCAGCGAAAAGCCGATGGAATTGTACAAAAAATTCCGGGGCCGCGAACCCTCGCCCAAAGCCATGCTGCGCCGGAGCGGGTTGATTTTGTGA
- a CDS encoding YceI family protein has product MEAQTATATRWVIDPTHSEVQFKVKHLMVSTVTGLFTQYEGSLEMAGDDFEGAKIAFSADVASITTGNEQRDGHLKSADFFDAEQFPKLTFISTSMKKTGDDTYELIGDLTMRGVTKPVTLKAEYGGQMQDFYGQTKAGFEVTGTVKRKEFGLMWDGVTEAGGVVVSDDVRLVLNIQVTKQG; this is encoded by the coding sequence ATGGAAGCTCAAACCGCAACCGCCACTCGATGGGTAATTGACCCCACGCACTCAGAAGTTCAGTTCAAAGTGAAGCACCTGATGGTGTCAACCGTTACGGGGCTGTTCACGCAGTATGAAGGCTCGCTGGAAATGGCTGGCGACGATTTTGAAGGTGCCAAAATCGCCTTTTCTGCCGACGTAGCCAGCATCACTACCGGCAACGAACAGCGCGATGGTCACTTGAAATCAGCCGACTTTTTCGATGCCGAACAGTTCCCAAAGCTAACGTTCATCTCCACCAGCATGAAGAAAACCGGCGACGACACCTACGAACTAATCGGCGACCTGACGATGCGGGGCGTGACGAAACCCGTAACGCTGAAGGCCGAATACGGCGGTCAGATGCAGGATTTCTACGGCCAGACCAAAGCCGGTTTTGAAGTAACGGGTACAGTGAAGCGTAAGGAATTCGGCCTGATGTGGGATGGCGTTACCGAAGCCGGTGGCGTGGTCGTCAGCGACGACGTGCGGCTGGTGCTGAATATTCAGGTAACGAAACAGGGGTAA
- a CDS encoding DUF4494 domain-containing protein gives MPNWFLGKIRYQQPIDEATVGTRNEEFLKQKTVTEAYLVDAVSYTDAEARLYQEIAANTPDFEITDISRMKLADVFFSEEGGDTWYKVKAMFITDDEKTGKQKKSPSLMLVNAETPKQAYERVEHSLRTALDPFEITDVNTTKILDIFPFNEEEQRNLRPLNEVAEREPEAV, from the coding sequence ATGCCCAACTGGTTTCTCGGTAAAATCCGCTATCAGCAACCGATTGACGAAGCGACTGTCGGTACGCGCAACGAAGAATTTTTAAAGCAAAAAACGGTAACGGAAGCCTATTTGGTTGATGCCGTGAGTTACACCGACGCCGAAGCCCGGCTCTATCAGGAAATTGCGGCCAATACGCCTGACTTTGAGATCACCGATATTTCGCGCATGAAACTCGCCGATGTGTTTTTCAGTGAGGAAGGGGGCGATACCTGGTACAAAGTGAAGGCGATGTTTATCACAGACGACGAGAAAACCGGCAAACAGAAGAAGTCGCCGAGCCTGATGCTGGTGAACGCCGAAACGCCCAAGCAAGCCTACGAGCGCGTTGAACACAGTCTGCGAACAGCCCTTGATCCGTTCGAGATTACGGACGTGAACACGACGAAAATCCTGGATATTTTCCCGTTTAACGAAGAGGAGCAACGCAACCTGCGCCCGCTCAACGAGGTAGCCGAGCGCGAACCTGAAGCAGTATAA
- a CDS encoding HYC_CC_PP family protein, whose product MKRALFQFLNLMMACVVLLSSTGFGLVEHSCQMRGKKKTVVVAFSDAKTKPGCAEHSQSAPTNKPAVKKSNCCDEDAYYQNVDVKSSLSQLVAKFVKTVTEAVVAGVAALLAWVLNWVFDREAAISLAGSLSPPPLSGRDILTLIQSFLI is encoded by the coding sequence ATGAAACGCGCCCTGTTCCAGTTTCTCAACCTGATGATGGCCTGTGTCGTGCTGCTGAGCAGTACGGGCTTTGGGCTGGTTGAGCATTCGTGTCAGATGCGCGGCAAAAAGAAAACGGTAGTCGTTGCGTTTAGCGACGCCAAAACCAAACCCGGTTGCGCCGAACATAGCCAATCTGCCCCTACCAATAAGCCCGCTGTTAAAAAGTCGAACTGCTGCGACGAAGATGCGTATTATCAGAACGTTGACGTAAAGTCGTCGCTGAGCCAGCTCGTTGCCAAGTTCGTCAAGACCGTTACCGAAGCGGTTGTGGCGGGTGTTGCGGCTCTGCTGGCGTGGGTGCTTAACTGGGTTTTTGACCGCGAAGCCGCAATTTCGCTCGCCGGTTCGCTTTCGCCCCCACCACTCTCCGGGCGAGATATTCTTACGCTTATTCAGTCTTTCCTGATTTGA